The window AGCTCCACATAATGTATCTGGTTTTAGTTTTAGCTGGTTtccttttttaatgaaattcaaCAGTTTAACATCATAAAGTCTCAATGTCCAAACATCACAGCAGTGTGAGAGAGTCTGAGTGAACTGAAGTGATTCTCTCTGAGTTAAGGTTGGACATCTTTGAGATGTCTTTAATTATTTCACGAGCCTCTTAAATTGATCTCGCGACCCCTCGGGGTCCTTGGGGTGATTCTGGTGCAGGACGATAGATTTCGTGATTTAAATCATCTGTtggtgtgtcctctgtgtgagGATCGTGTGAAAACCGTTTGTGTGTAACGTGACGAAGCTGCAGTGTGAGTTTACTTGGCTTCCTGTGAACCAGCCAAATGTCTGAATTCCTCAGTAGCAGtttgaagtgtgtttgtttacttttcctAAAGAGACGCCACAGTGAGACATAATGAAGTCGGCTGTTTTCTAGATGacgtgagtttgtgtttgtgtttatatggGTGTGTCTGCACACCAGCATGCGACTTGGCttgcaagtatgtgtgtgtgtgtgtgtgtatctctgtttGTGGTCTGCCTACATGTGTGTTTAGATCCACTTCCCTTCAGATGTAGCGTGACAAtcctgaaatataaaaatacatttgaccTGGGATATTGTGCCGGAAGCTGCTGACATGTTGGGTATCAAACTGCACACGACCTTTGCATAAACTATTTGTAGTGCGGTGGCTCCTACACTATGTATGTACACAAAAGGTGTTGATCGATGTGGTGCTGACAGGTCTGCAGGTGTGGCTGATGTTATTAATATAAAGTGTCTCAGTGAAACCTGCTTCACAGGTTGTTTGCAGGAATTCGTGTGTTGTCTTGCCAAGTTtgtgaaaaacaagaaacaataaaatacaataaatattgcAACACAAATACAGTGGGGGGAAAAATGATTTAGATTCACGCTGAACAAATTCATTTCTGCCTCAGTTATTTTGTGCAACAGCATTTTAGCATCGTGACCCGCTCTGTTCCCTCTGtttgacataaaataaaaatcattgtGCAGATCTGTGTGGCGTCATGAAGCCTGCATCTTACCTCATGCACAGAGAGACCAAGCTCAGATCAGCTACACGGGTCTGACGTAATGATCCGCACCTTGATGTCCTCTCTGCAGTGTGGCTGGGGGGGTCGGCTGTCGGGGTGTAGCCTCCTGCAGGACAGGACATTGACACATGATGGAGACGTACTGGAGTAAGTTTCACCGTAGCAACAGAACTTTGTCCAAAGTACAATGATTCTGATGATTGATGCCACAGACTCACTTCACCTGGTGCTCAACATGGattcagcttctttttttaaccagttAATAAATATAATTCATCTTTCATGTCGTGTCAGCGCAGCGAGCCTGACCTCTGAACCGTAATGTTCTCTATGCTGCTAATTTGTCtttgcacaaatacacaaggaCTTGGCAGAAAAACCGACTGACTGAAAACTGCTGTTCCTTCCAGCGAGGAATAACTTGGCTGCAATAAGAAGGTTGGTGTGACACtcacgtacacaaacacagattgtacaagtgtgtgtctgtgtgggtgtatgttACACAGCTAACCTTTGtataaattacaaaattaaactGTGGATAAAGATGTAATAGATTTGTTCCTCTCTGTTGCAGCCCAGTCGTTACCTGTGCGTTAAACACCTGTGCGTTTCACCCACCTCCCACCTCAGATATTCTCACCGAGATGATCGACATCAAACTGGGCTGCTTCTTTCTTTAAGCATATTCAGTTGTTTAATTTACCTGCATTTGATTGATTTTGCTAACTTTAATACACAGCCATGTCATCAGATTTTACAgcgctctctggtggacaaactgtgTAACGTTTGTAAAAGACTTAAAGTTGTTGTTGGCCGCTCTGTGCTGCGATTTCTTAGAACTCATTGGCCAATGCATACACTGATATCTATCTGTAATAAGCTAATATCTACTGATTTAGCCTGACCCATTTATCAGTCTGGCCCTGCTGTGAAGTGTGttatttttactgtgtgtgtgtggatcattGTTCTTATTCCACAACCTCTTGCTAGCAATAAAATATTCTAggtacattttatttatgtaataaaCTTGGTGTCTGCGCTCTTTATCAGCTGTAATCACTGTGTACCACTGAAACTGATGACGATGCTcgggttttattttgaaataatgcGCAGCCATCACACTCcctccagccaatcagatcccagGATTCTCCTGGGCTGTTGCAGGAAGGAGGTCagacagtgaaaacagtttgtACCGTCTGATTTTTGTGTAGTGATATTCTGCACAGTGTCAGTTCACGTTGTGTCGTGCCGTTGGTCGGTCGGGCCCCAGCTCTGTTTAAAGTCACGGCTGCAGAgttcagctgctgtgctgtgtcgTGTCCTTGTGCTGTTTAATAATTTATTGAGAGCCCAGTTTGATTTCTGAAGTTTGCTGAGTCAGCCTGGGTGGAAGCTCTGAGAGGTGATGCAGCGAATCTTCTCTTGATTATTGGTGATTATTGGTTCCCTTTGATCTCACAGCACCTGATAACGAGCAGCGGCTCGTTGTGTGAGGTCGTTTCAAACGGAGCCTGATTTGGTGTCTGAATGCAGATccacccactgtgtgtgtgtgtgtgtgtgtgtgtgtgtgtgtgtgtgtgtgtgtgtgtgtgtgtgtgtgtgtgagagagagagagagaaaaatcaaaccCTGTTTTGTCTTGTCAGCACATGTTTTTTGATAGAGGCCAAAGCAGTGCAGGGCGGACTGAGGGatggatgaagagagagggaagaaaagacagcgggggagggagggagggaggatctGGACAGTTTCCCAGTAgctgaaataaataacattCTGTTCTCTtcacttttggacattttcccttttttttccatcagtcaATCCTGTTCTCactttggcaaaaaaaaaataaaaataaagaattcCAGAAATGTTTTTAGAGCTGAACTTTCTGGCCATGATAGAGACAGAGGTCTTTAtgcctcccctctccccccctcccctttcaaAAGAGCAGAGATGAATTTACAGAAGGGTGACACAAAGCTCAgctgtggtttcactgtgtggAGCTGGAGAAATCCCACAGGGAAGTAAAACATGTTCCCAGGACAAAAGTGAACATCGTAAGACTCCagttcaaaatgtcagactctagatgagagtttaaaaaaagcaaaatgtgcagtttttattgttttaactcACAGAATCTTATTGATCGTAGCATCTGTGATGAGTTTATTAATTCGATGGTTGGCACAGATCAGCTGTACTGAATGATGCTTACAggtgtttatattttgtgaTCAGGGTTTTCCTCCATTCTATCACCAACTGTAATGCAGTTGTGTGTTAAGTCAAACTGAACAttgaaaacaaactgatgtttgatgtgggagtgttgtttttcaggaaatgtgtttgtgctcagaGAAAAATGTTAACGAGGCCGAGCAGACGTGAAGTGAGGAGTGATCCTGGACTCCTCTCTgacatcatttcttttttttgtctcactgaaactcctgtttttctttcccacttTCCCACATTCCCTTTCTGTTCTTTGCCAATCCTGTTCTCTCACTTCATCTCGCCGACctcccttcttttctcctgtttgtcaTATAATTATCATCTgatctttcctttctttttccttatcATCTGCTTCTTTGActctcatttttcctctttttgtttcctcctttTTACATTCTTCCTGTTCTTCTGTCTGTTAAACATGTCttgtccctctgtcctcctcctcctcctcctcctgcagaaaCAGTTCGGAGCAGAGGAAGCTGCGTTCTCGCGATGCAGCCAGATGTAGGCGGAGTCAGGAGACGGAGGTGTTTTACGAGCTCGCCCGCACCCTGCCACTCCCCCGCAGAGTGTCCACTCACCTGGACAAAGCTGCCATCATGAGAGTCACCCTCAGCTTCCTGCGCATGCAGCGCCTCCTGCGACGTGGTAAGAAGCACATGGTCGTCCGACCCGACGGGACCGTGAATGTTCGTCTCGGGTCCGGATGTGGTCGTCTCAGTTTTGTCTTTATTAAATTGAATTTAGGCGTCAGATGTGAACAATGCTTCAGGATTTGGAAGCGCGGCTGCATTCATACCTGAAAACTGATTCACAGGAAAAAGTAGAAAGAAGTTTACTTGAGTTACATGTTAAAGTGAGTTAATTACAAGGTCTGAAAATATGGAGGTACGCTCAGGCAGCGATTAGAACATTTCTTTGTTCATGAAAACTGTGCAGTTAAAGACATACAGTGAAATAGATAAAGGTTTTAGCCATGGCTGCTCTACTCACCTGGTCATTTTTACAACAGGTGAGAGTCAGAAGGAGGAGTGTGAAGAGGTggaagcggaggaggaggaagaggaggaggaggatccgATGGATGCTTTCTATCCTCAGGCGTTGGCTGGATTCATCATGGTGATGACGGAGGAAGGAGACATGATCTACCTGACGGAAAACGTCAGCAGACACATCGGCATCACTCAGGTACAGCTGAACACGACCTGCAGGACAGAACCCGAGACATCAGGACAGAAAGGAAAGAATAacaatctgtttctgtgtcagcgTCCTGAGATAAGTCAGCATCAACATCTCTGtttacagcagtggtttttctGCCTCATCAGCCAGTGGTAGTTTTCTTACGACGCTGAGGCAAAGTAAATGTGAGGAATCATCACTTTAACGACTAAAAATAGCCTTAATCAGAGTTGGTAGTTTTACTTTAAGGCCCAGAGACAGTACACGACCTGTCAGATCTGTTCTTAGCTCTGTTTGAGGTAAAGTTTATCATTTTAACACAACTGTTCTGATAACTGAATCCAAAAATACAGAGTGAcgtgtcctgtcctgtcctgtcctgtcctgtcctgctgtGGACAGTGTCACAGATTCAGCACCTCACAGAGATCTCACCCTCTGCCCGTGGTTTAATCTGATGTAGATTGATTTAACTCATTTACAGTAGCAGACTACAACAGTAAGAAAATACAAAGCACATGTTTGTATGTGAAATCCATGTACAAAATACAGGTGTATTATATTTCAATGGAGAAAAGAAATCTTAATTTCATATTAGTGCATTTGAGtggatttcagtttttaaaacagAGGCAGCAGGTTTAACAGCCTCTGACTGATGCttcgtttttttgtttgagtgaCGGCtcttgttattttctgttgttgtgcacagctggagctgctgggtCAGAGTGTTTATGACTTTGTTCATCCCTGTGATCAGGAGGAGCTCAGAGACCTGTTGACTCCACGCCCaggtgagacacactgagaattATTACAACACAGACGCTGTTCAACCAAACTGATCAtagctgtttctgtgcttttgATCGTTTTATAAATATAGTTCCAGCATCTTATGAGTGATAAATGTCTTAAAACCTAAGTGGATAAACTTGTGTGAGTTAGCCGTGTGAGTTAGCCGTGTGAGCTTGCCGTGTGAGCTAGCCGTGTGAGCTAGCCGTGTGAGCTTTGTCCTGTTGTTCTCAGGTTTGAGTAAGAAATCTCAGAGAGAGCAGCAAAGCGAGAGGAACTTCTTCCTGCGAATGAAGAGCACactgaccagcagggggcgcacCGTCAACATCAAGTCTGCTACCTGGAAGGTTCGTTGCCACCGGCGATGCCaaggcgcgcacacacacacacacacacacacacacacacacacgtcctgcCTGATAGAGATGTAATTAGGTCAGAGACGGCtgtgccatcagtgtgtgtgtgaaagggtgAATGTAGATAAGAGCTGTCCATTTACCAGTCGGCCCTCTGAAGAAATATGAGTTGACCTCAGTGACGTTTCCTGATTATAATCAAAGTTCACGTCACGTCAAACATTCACGTCCAGTTGCGTTTGATGTGTGTGGATTTATAAAAACGCTCAGAACAGAGTATTATTTTGGATCTGGTACTGAAATGGTTCCTAAACCTGGAGACAATTCTCTGTGGAGCTCCTCCATCTCGAGCTCACGTTCCTCTCCGTCTGTCCTCAGGTTCTGCACTGCACAGGTCACGTGCGTCCCTTTGGTGGCAGCTCCACGTCGCCCCCTGCAGCCGGAGTGATGACCCTGCTGTGTGAGCCCATCCCTCACCCATCCAGCGTGGAGTTCCCTCTGGACACCTGCACCTTCCTCACCCGCCACAGCATGGACCTGCGTTTCACCCACTGCGAGGGCAGGTAGGACGAGCGCTGAGTcctcacctttgacctcctgcCTGTGGGTGGAGGCTAGAGAAACAGGATATCAAGTTACAGATCAAGGAATAAAAATCTCTGAACCTTTGTGTTTATTcaaattcctgtttttttttcttccacttttcTGTTTCCAGGGTTACAGAGTTAGTGGGATACAAACCTGATGATCTGATTGGTCGCTCAGCCTATGAGTTCCATCACGCGCTCGACTCTGATCACATCAACAAAAGCTTGCacacatgtgagtgtgtgtgtgtgtgtgtgtgtgtgtgtgtgtgtgtgtgtggatttacaGAAACAAATCCAAGAAAAATAATGTCTGTAGAAGTCtagactttattttgaaagatttATCGCTGATAGATGTTGTTCAGTTTTTGCACCATGTCTCACTTTAATCAGTATgttcatcccttttttttttttttcttttttttaaacctatttcttctctgtttatGACCCTGTCTCGCGTAGTGCTGTCCAAAGGTCAGGTGAGCACCAGACACTACCGTTTCCTGGCAAACAGCGGCGGCTTTGTGTGGGCAGAGACTCAGGCAACTGTCCTCTACAGCAGCAAGACGTCGCAGCCCGAGGCCGTCGTCTGCCTCAACTTCATACTCAGgtactttttaaaaagcagcgAGGGCGACTCACACAACTTCAGCTGAGCCAGGACACAGCGATGAAGTGGGAAATAAAAAAGAGGAGTACAGACTccttagaaacaaaaaaaaatctaacttttTTAGCCTTTCTCTTAGTTTATCCTCTTCTCatctttttcctctgcagtgccGTGGAGCAGCCAGACGTTGTCTTCTCCGCTGAGCAGATCCGTTGTGGCCACAAAGCCGAACCCTGCTCACCGGCGCCTGCGGCGGAGGACTGCGAGACTTCTGACATCTGCGACTCTGACGGTGAGCGACTCCCCAACTCCGGTCAGACCGAGGGCGCTGCAGTTCTCTTCTTCAAGCTGAAGGAGAAGCCGGAGGAGCTTCTGCAGCTGGCTCCTCAGGCTGGAGACGCCATCATGCCGCTGACAGGAGGTGAGATGgacaaaaaacatcagagagcTACAGATATGTACCAGGTTTAATCTAATCTTTAGtttaagtgttttatttaataGTCTGTTCAAGAGCTGAAACCTGTTGCTcggttttctgtctctgtcgtCAGGTTTTGTTGAGCTGTCGTTCATCAGTCCCAGTCCACCCAGTCCAAACTCAGTCCCGGACCACCCTCAGGATCTGTGCACTCCACAGCTGCGACAGCTCCTCACACCCATCTTCAACCCCATCACACCACCTTCGTCATCATCTCCAGCCTCCTCGCCTGATCCTCAGCCGGTAAATACGAGTTGTAAATcttattaaaattttaaaactgGAAGTTTTAGTTTCTCTGTCTGATTTTATCTGTCGATCTCACTCAGAGTCtcggtgaggaggaggaggagggggaggaggtgatggACACAAGCGAGGTGGAGAAGTTCTTTGCCATTTGgccagaggacagtcagccgaAAGGAGAAGCCCTGCAGGTGGGAGCAGAAAACACGGACAGTCCTCTGTTCTTATGTCTGATGCCATATTTGTGTAGCTCTTCATTTTAAACTCTCGGtacctgtttgtctctctgactgtaACGTCCCCACTGTCTTCTGTCAGAACATGGAGGGGATGGATCTGGACATGTTGGCTCCTTACATCTCTATGGACGACGACTTCCAGCTGACCTTCCTCAGCAGTTTGCCAGAGGAAGCCGACAAACCTTCGTCTTCTTCGTCCGAACCTTCGGCCCCGACAGCTGCAGCGACAGCCAGCAGGAAACGGTAAGACAAGCTCCGTCCCTCCACACACGTGCATTTCAAGGACTGTCAACAGCAGTTAGCTGTCAGGACTGTTAGGATGCTCATGattacattaaatatgaagacGATGTTCATGTTGTGGGACACAAAATCTAACATTTGTCCAGAGGGTGGCGCCAGAGGAAAGGCCATGTTTGTCATGAAGCTTTGAACgtaagaaaacaacaacaaacctttGACATGGTTCACaatctcttcctgtctgtctgtcttctttaGGACCCATAAACCAGATGAGGAGATGTCGTCTCAGCTGATGATTCAGgacaagagacaga of the Toxotes jaculatrix isolate fToxJac2 chromosome 9, fToxJac2.pri, whole genome shotgun sequence genome contains:
- the hif1al gene encoding hypoxia inducible factor 1 subunit alpha, like isoform X1, whose amino-acid sequence is MMETYWTRNNLAAIRRNSSEQRKLRSRDAARCRRSQETEVFYELARTLPLPRRVSTHLDKAAIMRVTLSFLRMQRLLRRGESQKEECEEVEAEEEEEEEEDPMDAFYPQALAGFIMVMTEEGDMIYLTENVSRHIGITQLELLGQSVYDFVHPCDQEELRDLLTPRPGLSKKSQREQQSERNFFLRMKSTLTSRGRTVNIKSATWKVLHCTGHVRPFGGSSTSPPAAGVMTLLCEPIPHPSSVEFPLDTCTFLTRHSMDLRFTHCEGRVTELVGYKPDDLIGRSAYEFHHALDSDHINKSLHTLLSKGQVSTRHYRFLANSGGFVWAETQATVLYSSKTSQPEAVVCLNFILSAVEQPDVVFSAEQIRCGHKAEPCSPAPAAEDCETSDICDSDGERLPNSGQTEGAAVLFFKLKEKPEELLQLAPQAGDAIMPLTGGFVELSFISPSPPSPNSVPDHPQDLCTPQLRQLLTPIFNPITPPSSSSPASSPDPQPSLGEEEEEGEEVMDTSEVEKFFAIWPEDSQPKGEALQNMEGMDLDMLAPYISMDDDFQLTFLSSLPEEADKPSSSSSEPSAPTAAATASRKRTHKPDEEMSSQLMIQDKRQKQDPSSIEEELLLSHRLLDCLEETDQSDLISDPGPGGRSQLLTDRDPILGGVQGLCETAALMRDIFIPRPPDLSPPLSPMT
- the hif1al gene encoding hypoxia inducible factor 1 subunit alpha, like isoform X2 translates to MEKKEEPVALRRNSSEQRKLRSRDAARCRRSQETEVFYELARTLPLPRRVSTHLDKAAIMRVTLSFLRMQRLLRRGESQKEECEEVEAEEEEEEEEDPMDAFYPQALAGFIMVMTEEGDMIYLTENVSRHIGITQLELLGQSVYDFVHPCDQEELRDLLTPRPGLSKKSQREQQSERNFFLRMKSTLTSRGRTVNIKSATWKVLHCTGHVRPFGGSSTSPPAAGVMTLLCEPIPHPSSVEFPLDTCTFLTRHSMDLRFTHCEGRVTELVGYKPDDLIGRSAYEFHHALDSDHINKSLHTLLSKGQVSTRHYRFLANSGGFVWAETQATVLYSSKTSQPEAVVCLNFILSAVEQPDVVFSAEQIRCGHKAEPCSPAPAAEDCETSDICDSDGERLPNSGQTEGAAVLFFKLKEKPEELLQLAPQAGDAIMPLTGGFVELSFISPSPPSPNSVPDHPQDLCTPQLRQLLTPIFNPITPPSSSSPASSPDPQPSLGEEEEEGEEVMDTSEVEKFFAIWPEDSQPKGEALQNMEGMDLDMLAPYISMDDDFQLTFLSSLPEEADKPSSSSSEPSAPTAAATASRKRTHKPDEEMSSQLMIQDKRQKQDPSSIEEELLLSHRLLDCLEETDQSDLISDPGPGGRSQLLTDRDPILGGVQGLCETAALMRDIFIPRPPDLSPPLSPMT